Proteins found in one Microcoleus sp. FACHB-831 genomic segment:
- a CDS encoding DUF2079 domain-containing protein, whose translation MLLKLQKHPSLRLAIGAAIAFFFFTLIFTLHRHYTFNSSYDQGIFNQVFWNGIHGRFFQSSLSSQLSTNVVHSGEVPTVYYHRLGQHFTPALLLWLPLYALFPSPATLTVLQVTLVTAAGLVLYALARQHLEPPLAVAIAISYYCANAVLGPTMCNFHDICQIPLFTFGLLLAMEKRWWWLFWVLAVLILCVREDSGVGLFSVGFYMILSKRYPRIGLAVCTISFAYMIGLTNLIMPLFSKDISQRFMMERFGQYADGDEASTIEIIWGMVSNPWRLIVEFFTPLDRTIKYFLGQWLPLAFVPAVSPASWMVAGFPLLKLLLGKGTSVLAINIRYAMTVVPGLFYGAIIWWSTHPEVFKKAWVRRLWATCLVLSLIFTITSNPNKTFSFLIPDAVEPWVFTPLNQQWSHVPPTRSLLAEIPPDASVSTTTFLVPHLSSRREIIRLPGLQLRNDAKEVVNVDYVVADLWQQKQVSGFKHEREALEAQVTAIDQITANGEYGIVGLKDGVILLQKGAASNPEANTAWVTFRQEILSS comes from the coding sequence ATGTTGTTGAAATTGCAAAAGCATCCAAGTCTGAGGCTGGCGATCGGGGCGGCGATCGCATTTTTTTTCTTCACCCTAATTTTTACCCTGCACCGACACTACACCTTTAATTCCTCTTACGACCAAGGAATATTCAATCAAGTCTTCTGGAATGGCATTCACGGTCGCTTTTTTCAAAGTTCTCTCTCCTCGCAGCTATCTACCAACGTCGTCCACAGCGGCGAAGTACCAACAGTTTATTACCACCGATTAGGCCAACACTTCACCCCAGCTTTATTACTCTGGCTGCCGCTGTATGCTCTGTTCCCCTCACCAGCAACTTTAACTGTATTGCAAGTTACCCTCGTCACTGCTGCTGGTTTAGTTCTTTATGCCCTAGCTAGACAGCATCTCGAACCGCCGCTAGCAGTAGCGATCGCCATCAGCTACTATTGCGCCAATGCCGTCCTCGGCCCGACTATGTGCAACTTCCACGACATCTGCCAGATTCCCTTGTTTACATTTGGGCTGTTGCTGGCAATGGAAAAACGGTGGTGGTGGCTATTTTGGGTGCTTGCTGTGTTAATTCTATGCGTGCGGGAAGATTCAGGAGTCGGTCTTTTTAGCGTCGGTTTCTACATGATATTGAGCAAACGCTATCCTCGAATTGGCCTTGCTGTCTGCACCATTAGTTTTGCTTACATGATCGGCCTCACTAATCTAATCATGCCGCTATTTTCTAAAGATATTTCCCAGCGGTTTATGATGGAAAGATTTGGTCAATATGCCGATGGCGACGAAGCTTCTACCATCGAAATTATCTGGGGAATGGTTAGCAACCCTTGGCGTTTAATTGTAGAGTTTTTCACGCCCTTAGATCGCACCATTAAATATTTTCTCGGTCAATGGTTGCCGCTTGCATTTGTACCAGCAGTATCGCCAGCTTCTTGGATGGTGGCTGGGTTTCCTCTACTAAAGCTGCTTTTAGGTAAAGGAACTTCAGTTTTAGCCATCAATATTCGCTATGCCATGACAGTAGTACCGGGGCTATTTTATGGAGCAATTATCTGGTGGTCAACGCATCCAGAAGTGTTTAAAAAAGCTTGGGTGCGTCGGCTTTGGGCAACCTGTCTCGTTCTTTCTCTGATTTTTACCATAACTTCCAACCCTAATAAAACCTTTTCTTTCCTGATTCCAGATGCAGTTGAACCCTGGGTTTTTACACCGTTAAACCAGCAGTGGAGCCACGTACCACCTACACGGTCATTGTTAGCTGAAATTCCGCCAGACGCTAGCGTATCTACTACTACCTTTCTAGTTCCTCATCTTTCAAGCCGCCGCGAAATCATCCGATTGCCAGGTTTGCAGCTACGCAATGACGCCAAAGAAGTCGTGAATGTAGACTATGTTGTTGCAGACCTTTGGCAGCAAAAGCAAGTATCTGGATTTAAGCATGAACGTGAAGCTTTAGAGGCCCAAGTTACTGCGATTGACCAGATAACTGCCAATGGGGAATATGGCATCGTCGGCTTAAAAGATGGCGTCATTCTTTTGCAAAAAGGAGCCGCATCTAATCCCGAAGCAAACACAGCTTGGGTGACATTTAGGCAAGAAATATTGTCAAGCTGA
- a CDS encoding glycosyltransferase family 4 protein, whose product MKILVLTWEFPPRLVGGIARHVAELYPELVKLGHEIHLLTVEFGQAPLYELVEGIHIHRVPVGYGNDFFHWVVNLNQSMGMHGGKLMMEEGPFDLIHAHDWLVGDAAIALKHTFKVPLIATIHATEFGRYNGIYNNDSTYISGKEKLLAYNAWRIIVCSQYMRREVERVLESPWDKIDVIYNGIRPEKKPRWQDFDAWNFRRRYAEDREKIVYYVGRMSYEKGVSVLLNAAPKVIWEMGGNAKFVIIGGGNTNHLQQQAWNLGIWDKCYFTGFMSDDELNKFQTVANCAVFPSLYEPFGIVALESFAARVPVVVSDTGGLPEVVQHTKTGVVSSTNNSESLAWGILEVLKNPAYAQWLIDNAYQDLERRFSWPKLAQQTQAVYDRVVEERSHVHWE is encoded by the coding sequence ATGAAGATTTTGGTACTCACTTGGGAGTTCCCGCCGCGCCTTGTGGGAGGAATTGCCCGCCATGTGGCGGAGTTATATCCAGAACTGGTTAAACTGGGGCACGAGATTCACCTGCTGACGGTGGAATTTGGTCAAGCGCCTTTATACGAGTTGGTAGAAGGCATACATATCCATCGCGTGCCAGTCGGTTATGGTAACGACTTCTTTCATTGGGTAGTGAACCTCAACCAAAGCATGGGCATGCACGGCGGTAAGCTGATGATGGAAGAGGGGCCGTTTGATTTGATCCACGCCCACGATTGGCTGGTAGGCGATGCAGCGATCGCGCTAAAGCATACTTTTAAAGTACCGCTGATCGCCACTATCCACGCGACAGAATTTGGCCGTTACAACGGCATCTATAACAACGACAGCACCTATATCAGCGGCAAAGAAAAGCTTCTCGCCTACAATGCATGGCGCATTATTGTATGCAGCCAATATATGCGGCGAGAAGTGGAACGAGTATTAGAAAGTCCTTGGGATAAAATTGACGTTATTTATAACGGCATCAGGCCAGAAAAAAAACCGCGTTGGCAAGACTTTGATGCTTGGAACTTCCGCCGCCGCTATGCAGAAGATAGAGAGAAAATTGTCTATTACGTCGGTCGAATGTCCTATGAAAAAGGCGTCTCAGTTCTGCTAAATGCTGCTCCCAAGGTGATTTGGGAGATGGGAGGAAACGCCAAATTTGTAATAATAGGCGGCGGTAACACTAACCATCTCCAGCAACAAGCTTGGAACTTGGGAATCTGGGATAAATGTTACTTCACGGGATTCATGTCCGACGATGAGTTAAATAAATTCCAGACAGTTGCCAACTGTGCCGTATTTCCCAGCCTCTACGAACCTTTTGGCATTGTGGCGCTGGAAAGTTTTGCCGCACGGGTTCCAGTAGTGGTTTCCGACACGGGGGGTTTACCAGAAGTCGTGCAACACACGAAAACTGGAGTTGTTAGCTCTACTAATAACTCTGAGTCCCTGGCTTGGGGCATATTGGAAGTGCTAAAAAATCCAGCTTATGCACAGTGGTTGATTGACAATGCCTATCAAGATTTAGAACGGCGGTTTAGTTGGCCAAAGTTAGCTCAACAAACGCAAGCAGTTTATGACAGGGTAGTAGAAGAGCGATCGCACGTTCATTGGGAATAA
- a CDS encoding metallophosphoesterase family protein translates to MRILAIGDIHGCTTAFDTLLAAVNLQPSDRLITLGDYIDRGPDSKGVIERLITLHDTGQLVALRGNHEQMILNVRSRGEEFTWLYGCGRDATLASYSVCGDRGKLADVPDNHWDFLENRCLKWYETDQHFFVHANADPNLPLAIQPDHMLFWDSFENSERHFSGKTMVCGHTSQKSGLPVNIGHAICIDTWAYGKGWLTCLDVTSGRVWQANQAGEQRTAWIDEFQQR, encoded by the coding sequence ATGCGGATACTTGCGATTGGCGACATTCACGGCTGCACGACTGCGTTTGATACGCTACTTGCGGCTGTGAATTTGCAACCGAGCGATCGCTTAATTACTCTTGGCGATTATATAGATCGCGGGCCAGACTCAAAGGGTGTAATCGAACGGCTGATAACACTGCACGATACTGGGCAACTTGTGGCTTTAAGAGGGAACCACGAGCAAATGATACTGAACGTTCGCTCTCGTGGGGAGGAATTTACGTGGCTTTATGGTTGCGGGAGGGACGCGACACTGGCTTCTTACTCTGTATGTGGCGATCGCGGTAAGCTAGCCGATGTGCCAGATAATCACTGGGATTTTCTAGAGAATAGATGCTTAAAGTGGTACGAAACTGACCAACATTTTTTCGTCCACGCTAACGCCGATCCCAATTTGCCTCTAGCAATTCAACCCGACCATATGCTGTTTTGGGACTCCTTCGAGAATTCAGAACGGCATTTTTCCGGCAAAACTATGGTTTGCGGACACACGAGCCAAAAAAGCGGTTTACCTGTAAATATTGGTCACGCTATCTGCATCGATACTTGGGCTTATGGAAAAGGTTGGTTGACTTGTCTGGATGTAACGAGTGGCAGAGTTTGGCAGGCAAATCAAGCAGGCGAACAGCGCACAGCTTGGATTGATGAATTCCAACAGCGGTAG